The genomic interval CCACACCGAGCAGGTCGGCCAGGCCGTCGCCGAGGTACGGCTCGGCGACGTAACCGACGAGCAGGGCGGTGACGGTGATCCCGAGCTGGGCTCCGGAGAGCATGAAGGAGAGTCGTCCGGTGACCGTCAGGGCGCGTTGCGCGGCGACGTCGCCGTCCTCGGCGAGCTGGCGCAGTTTGCCCCGGTCTACGGCGACATAACCGAATTCCTGGGCGACGAAGTATCCCGTCGCCACAGTGAGCAGGATGATCAGGAGGAGACCGATCGCGATCAACACAGGGTGCTCAGCGCTCCCTGTCGTCGCGGCTGGTGCGGGAGATGCCGGGTCCGACCCGGCTGGCTACAGCTGCCCTCCTGGACAGTTGAGTCGATCACCAGGCCATCCTACCGAGCCCCGCTGAGCACTGCCTGGACAACCACCACCGGTCCCGACCAGCCGTTTCCCGGACCGTCGACCGGGTAGAGACGCCTGTCCCGATCCGTCCCGCCCGGTACCGGACCGTGCGGTTGGCGCCCCGGGCGGACACCCCGGAGGGAGGTCGCGGTGGGACGGGAGTGGCGGAACTGGTCGGGAAGCCTCCGGTTCACCCCGCGCGAGTACGCCAGGCCGGACGGCGAGGACGCCGTACGGGCCCTGGTCGAACGGGCCCGGCAGACCTCGACCACGCTCCGGCCGGTCGGCTCCGGCCACTCGTCCAGTCCGCTGGTCCGCACCGACGACGTACTCGTCAGCCTGGCCGGGCTACCCCGGGCCGTGCGCCGGCACGACGACCCGCACCTGGCGACCGTCGGCGCCGGGGTGCCGCTGGGTGAGCTGGGCGAGGCGCTCTACGAGGCCGGGCTCGCCATGGACAACCTCGGTGACGTCGACGTGCAGTCGATCGCCGGCGCCACCGCCACCGGCACGCACGGCACCGGCCTCGAATTCGGCAACCTCTCCACCCAGGTCGCCGGGGTCCGGCTGGTGACCGGCACCGGCGAGGTGCTGGAGATCTCCGCGGAGCACAACGGCGACCTGCTGCCGGCGGCGCGACTCTCCCTCGGCGTGCTCGGCGTGGTGACCACGCTGACGCTGCGGCTCACCCCCACCTACCACCTGCGGCGGCGCAACTGGTGCTCGTCGATCGCCTGGACCCTCGACCACCTGCACCAGTTGCAGCGGCAGAACCGGAACATGGACTTCTACTGGTATCCGCGCACCGACACCACCCAGATCCGCACCCTCAACCGGCGCGGCGAGGAGCCGGAACTCGGCCCGGTCGGCGAGCCCCGGATCACCGAGTCCGGTCCGAGCCACCGGACCATCCCCCGGCACCGCGAGCTGCGGTTCGAGGAGATCGAGTACGCCATACCGTCGGAGGCCTTCCACGCCTGCTTCACCGAGATCCGGCGCCGGATCCTCGACCGGCACCGGACCGGGGTGGCCTGGCGGGTGCTGGTGCGTACCGTCGCCGCCGACGACATCTGGCTCAGCCCCGCGTACGGCCGGGCCACCACGACCATCGCCTGCCTACAGAACAACTCCCTGCCGCACGACGAGTACTTCGCCGACGTCGAGGCGGTGTTCCGGCAGCACGACGGCCGCCCGCACTGGGGCAAGAAGCACTCGCTGGCCGCCCCGCACCTGCGCGCCGTCTATCCACAGTGGGACAGGTTCCAGGACCTGCGCCGCCGGCTCGACCCGGACGAGGTGTTCCTCACCCCGGACCTCGCCCGGCTGTTGAGGGACGGCTGATGGCCGGGCTCGGCGGGCGGGTCTGGGTGGTCCCCGGCGGCCGGATCCCGTTCCCCAGCAACGGCGAGGAACCGGAGTTCACCAGCTTCGACCAGCTCTCGGTGCTGAACACCGGTGACGAGCCGGCCGATCTGGAGATCACCGTCTACTACGAGGACCGGGAGCCGGTCGGGCCGTACCCGGTCGAGGTCGGCGCCCGCCGGATCCGGCACGTACGCCTCAACGACCTGATCGACCCCGAGGCGATCGTGCTGGGCCGGCGGTTCGGCTGCGTCGTCCGGTCACCGGTCCCGGTCGTGGTGCAGTTCCTCCGCCAGGACACCCGGCTGCCCGGCACCGTCGGGTTGACCGGCACGATGGCGTTCCCCGCCGACTCCTGACCGCATGCTTGCCGGAGACGTGTCGACGGTCGCAGTCCGGCCCGGCAACGGCAGGCTCCGGCGGTCAACGCCGGGTACGGGTCCGATCCGGTCCCCGGGGCGGCAACGGCCGTACGTCCGCACCCACGCCATGATCCAGCGATCCCGGGCGGCCCGCCCGGCGCTGGTGCACCAGCCGGGTCAGGTAGAGCAACGCGCCGGCCAGGATGCCCATGTCGTCGAGGTAGATCGGATCGGGCAGCAGGTCGACCGGCAGCACCGTGTAGATCAACGCGCCGTAGAACGCCACCTTGCCGCCGGCACCCAACTCGCCGAGCAGCTTGCGGGTGCGCAGCACCCGGAGCGCGAGCACGACGGCTCCGGCCAGTGTGGCGACGGCGACGATGCCACCCAGCACGAGGATCACGGTCCACGTCTCCCGGGACATGCCGCAACGGTAACCCGGCAGGCCCGGACCCGCCCGGTGACGCCGCGCCACGCCACGCCGGGAGCCGCACGCGGCGTGGCGTCCGTCGACGATCGGCGACCAGCCACCGGCGACTGGCGGGGCGGCCGGCGGCCGACGGTGTCGAGAGTCGCCCGGCGGCTCCGTCCCAGGAGTCGATGCGGCCGGCGTGGCCGTACCCGCCCAGAAGGAGACCCCGGCATGACGATCCACCGGATGGACAACGTCCTCATCGTTGTCGACGACCTCGACGCCGTCATCTCGTTCTTCGTCGAACTCGGCATGGAACTGGAGGGCAGGGGGCCGATCGAGGGCCGCTGGGTGGAGCGGGTGATCGGGATCGACGACGTCCGGCAGGACGTCGCGATGCTGCGCGTCCCAAACGGGCACGGCCGGGTCGAACTGGCGAGGTTCCACACGCCGAGGGCGATCCGCACCGAGCCGACGGACGCCCCGGCGAACACCCTGGGAATTCGCCGGATCATGTTCGCCGTCGACGACGTCGAGGACGTCGTCGCCCGGCTGCGTGCGCACGGTGCCGAACTCGTCGGCGAGCTGGCGCAGTACGAGCAGAGCTACCGGCTCTGCTACGTCCGCGGCCCCGAGGGCATCGTCGTCGGCCTCGCCCAACAGCTCGACTGAGACCCGCCGAGGAAGCCGTGCGGCCGACCGGGCCGGCGCGCCGGTCGTCGAGGGTCGACGGTCGGTCCCTCGCCGGGGTCGCTCAGTCGGCACGGCCGGAGCCGACGCCGTCCTGGTCGGCGAGTTCGTCGACGTCAAGGGACTCCCGGTGGACCCGCCCGGTGCGGTACGCCGCCCGGCCGATCATCTGCGCCGCGAGCGGGGCGGTGGTGAGCTGGAAACCGCCGATCAGCACCAGCGTGGCCAGGTCGGCGCCGTTGCGCAGGCTGACCGCCTGCGCCAGCAGGATCAGCAGTACGCCGAGCACCTGCGGCTTGGTCGCCGAGTGCATCCGGCTGAGCACGTCCGGGAAGCGGATCAGCCCGATCCCGGCGACCAGGCTCAGCAGTCCCCCGGCGACCAGGAAGATCCCGACCAGGACGTCGAGGACGACCTCGCCACTCACGCCTCCTCCCCGGCGGCGAACCGCACCAGGGCCACCGAGCCGACGAAGCCCAGCAT from Plantactinospora sp. BC1 carries:
- a CDS encoding D-arabinono-1,4-lactone oxidase, producing the protein MGREWRNWSGSLRFTPREYARPDGEDAVRALVERARQTSTTLRPVGSGHSSSPLVRTDDVLVSLAGLPRAVRRHDDPHLATVGAGVPLGELGEALYEAGLAMDNLGDVDVQSIAGATATGTHGTGLEFGNLSTQVAGVRLVTGTGEVLEISAEHNGDLLPAARLSLGVLGVVTTLTLRLTPTYHLRRRNWCSSIAWTLDHLHQLQRQNRNMDFYWYPRTDTTQIRTLNRRGEEPELGPVGEPRITESGPSHRTIPRHRELRFEEIEYAIPSEAFHACFTEIRRRILDRHRTGVAWRVLVRTVAADDIWLSPAYGRATTTIACLQNNSLPHDEYFADVEAVFRQHDGRPHWGKKHSLAAPHLRAVYPQWDRFQDLRRRLDPDEVFLTPDLARLLRDG
- a CDS encoding sensory rhodopsin transducer codes for the protein MAGLGGRVWVVPGGRIPFPSNGEEPEFTSFDQLSVLNTGDEPADLEITVYYEDREPVGPYPVEVGARRIRHVRLNDLIDPEAIVLGRRFGCVVRSPVPVVVQFLRQDTRLPGTVGLTGTMAFPADS
- a CDS encoding YkvA family protein, whose product is MSRETWTVILVLGGIVAVATLAGAVVLALRVLRTRKLLGELGAGGKVAFYGALIYTVLPVDLLPDPIYLDDMGILAGALLYLTRLVHQRRAGRPGSLDHGVGADVRPLPPRGPDRTRTRR
- a CDS encoding VOC family protein; this encodes MTIHRMDNVLIVVDDLDAVISFFVELGMELEGRGPIEGRWVERVIGIDDVRQDVAMLRVPNGHGRVELARFHTPRAIRTEPTDAPANTLGIRRIMFAVDDVEDVVARLRAHGAELVGELAQYEQSYRLCYVRGPEGIVVGLAQQLD
- the mnhG gene encoding monovalent cation/H(+) antiporter subunit G — encoded protein: MSGEVVLDVLVGIFLVAGGLLSLVAGIGLIRFPDVLSRMHSATKPQVLGVLLILLAQAVSLRNGADLATLVLIGGFQLTTAPLAAQMIGRAAYRTGRVHRESLDVDELADQDGVGSGRAD